A DNA window from Salvelinus sp. IW2-2015 linkage group LG4q.1:29, ASM291031v2, whole genome shotgun sequence contains the following coding sequences:
- the LOC111962402 gene encoding arrestin domain-containing protein 4, which yields MADKVKVFCIMFNNEDKREYSAGEVLSGHIVVEVSTGVSVQIKAVKISTRGCAQVCWGEGTRQASSPSSAAIANTSSQCEQVEYFCISQTLKETPDGEEFISLDEGHYEFPFHVELTQTRLVTSFKGKYGSVCYEVTAVLQRPLNQDLTVNREFSVISHVDVNSPWLLSSVSTNNNKMIGCWIFTSGPISLNVNINRRGYCNGESIPIYAVIENCSSRLIVPKAAIYQIQTFMANGKTKSHTKLVASVRGNHIPSGCTDTWNGKTLKIPLVSASILNSSVIRVEYSLAVMAQIPGAKKLKVELPIVIGSIPYNGLDSRSSSLSSHFSMDMSWLALALPEVPEAPPNYADVVSEEEFELHSPSYTQSEELERQLGGPAFAYIQEFRFQPPPLYSEVDSHPVHS from the exons ATGGCTGACAAAGTGAAGGTATTCTGTATCATGTTCAACAATGAAGACAAGCGTGAATACAGTGCTGGTGAAGTTCTATCTGGACACATTGTGGTCGAGGTGTCTACAGGTGTGTCGGTACAAATCAAAGCTGTCAAAATATCGACCAGAGGATGTGCCCAGGTCTGTTGGGGTGAAGGGACTCGACAAGCATCATCACCGAGCAGTGCTGCTATAGCAAACACATCATCTCAGTGTGAGCAGGTGGAATACTTCTGCATATCTCAAACTCTCAAAGAAACACCAG ATGGTGAGGAATTCATCAGTCTTGATGAAGGGCATTATGAGTTCCCCTTTCATGTGGAGCTCACTCAAAC GCGCCTTGTTACCTCTTTCAAGGGGAAGTATGGGAGTGTTTGCTATGAGGTGACAGCTGTATTACAGAGGCCCTTGAATCAAGATCTAACTGTCAACAGAGAATTCTCTGTTATCAGCCATGTTGATGTCAATTCCCCATGGTTACTG TCCTCTGTGTCTACAAACAACAACAAGATGATTGGCTGTTGGATTTTTACCTCAGGCCCCATCTCTCTGAATGTCAATATCAACAGAAGGGGCTACTGTAATG GAGAGTCAATCCCCATCTATGCTGTGATTGAGAACTGTTCTTCTCGACTCATCGTACCTAAAGCAGCTATCTACCAAATACAGACCTTCATGGCAAATGGCAAAACAAAAAGTCATACAAAGTTGGTTGCCAGTGTGAGGGGTAACCACATTCCATCAGGCTGCACAGATACCTGGAATGGAAAAACACTGAAGATTCCACTTGTCTCTGCCTCAATTCTCAACTCCTCAGTCATCAGAGTGGAATACTCCCTGGCA GTCATGGCACAGATACCAGGTGCTAAGAAACTCAAGGTGGAGCTTCCCATTGTGATTGGCAGTATACCATACAATGGCCTTGACAGCAGAAGCTCCAGCTTGAGCAGTCACTTCAGCATGGACATGAGCTGGCTCGCACTGGCGCTTCCTGAAGTGCCTGAAG CCCCCCCTAACTATGCGGATGTGGTGTCTGAGGAAGAGTTTGAACTGCACAGCCCCTCTTACACTCAGTCCGAGGAGTTGGAGAGACAGCTTGGTGGACCAGCCTTTGCTTACATCCAGGAGTTCAGGTTCCAGCCTCCACCACTGTACTCTGAG GTTGATTCCCACCCAGTCCATAGCTAG